The following is a genomic window from Zalophus californianus isolate mZalCal1 chromosome 10, mZalCal1.pri.v2, whole genome shotgun sequence.
CCTGGCACGCccacattcacagcagcattgcTCACGGGAGCCAGGAGCTGGCAGCGACCCAAGCCCACCTGCAGATGAGGGGGTGAACGCAACGTGTTCTGTCCACACGGTGGAATAGTCTTTaaccatgaaaaggaatgacatTCTGATTAGGGGAGGGCAGGATGGACAGGTGGAACACAGCAGTAttctagggcagtgaaaataccctGTATGGGCCTGTCATAAGGATACATGTCATCATACATTTGTGCAAACTCCTAGAAGGTACCCTTGTTACCCTGCAGATTTCAGGTGACGATGACGAGTTCATGCAGGCTCCTCACTGGGGAGCAGTGCCGATGATGGGGCATTCTATGTATgtgtggggcaggcagggggtgAGAAATCTCTGTGCCTTTCTCTGCATTTCCTTCCTCTCCATTTTCCTGTGAACTTGAAACTGCTGTAAAAAACAGTCttaggggtgcccggctggctcactcagtagagcaACTCTTGACTTGGGGTCAGGAGTTCCAGGCCGATGTTGGGTATAGACgtgacttaaaaattaaaatcctaaaaaagtaaaataaagaataaaaagtagtcttaagttaaaaaaaaattctcggggcacctgggtggcttagttggttaagcgtctgcctttggctcaggtcatgatcccagggtcctgggattgagccccccatcaggctccctgctccacaggaagcctacttctccctctcccactccctctgcttgtgttccctctctcgctgtgtttctctctgtcaaataaaatctttaaaaaaatgtttttaattaaaaattctgatACACGCTATAAATCtaaatgaaccttgaggacatgatgctcaGGTAAGGCAGACACAAAATGACGCATGTGTATGATTCCACCTCTGTGAGGCTTCTGTGAGTTGTCCCATTCACAGAGACAGTAGAAGGGTgggcaccaggggctggggagggggcgtcCGTGTTTAATGGGGGCAGAGTTTCAACTGAGGAAGAGGAACGTGATCTGGTTTTATActgtaattctttaatttccactCAGCGTTGTTAAGGCGTgacttcctttttatattttcaggtgAACGTGatctggggatggatggtggtgagggCTGCACAACCGTGTGAATGCGCTTAATGTGTGCACtcaaaaatggctaaaatggtaaatcttCTGTATATTTTGCCACAGTGAAAAATACTGTATcaagtttgcttcttcctctgcccctcccccaagctcATGCTCGCACCtgcatgctcgctcgctctctctctcaaataataaataaatcatgaaaaaaacaaaataaacgtGAACCTTCAAATGCATTTAAGTCTGACTTTTAAACCAACAGGGTATGGGATGGCAAACAGGTTAGCAGAAAAGCCTCTGAGAGGGAGCTGGGGATTTGGCTGCTCCGTGCCCTGCCTGGCAGCCTAGGACTCCCTTCCTGGGCCCCCTACACCATGGACCCCCCGGGGTACAACTGCTTTGTGGACAGAGACAAGATGGACGCTGCCGTGCAGGACCTGGGCCCCAAGGAGCTGAGCTGCACCGAGCTGCAGGAGCTGAAGCAGCTAGCTCGCCAGGGCTACTGGGCCCGCAGCTATGCCCTGCGGGGCAAGGTGTACCAGCGCCTGATCCGGGACATTCCCTGCCGCACTGTCACGCCGGACGCCAGCGTGTATAGCGACATCGTGGGCAAGATCGTGGGCAAGCACAGCACCAGCAGCCTGCCCTTGCCCGAGTTCGTGGACAACACGCAGGTGCCCAGCTACTGCCTGAACCCGCGCGGCGAGGGTGCTGTGCGCAAGATCCTGCTGTGCATTGCCAACCAGTTCCCGGACGTGtccttctgccctgccctgccagcCGTTGTGGCCCTGCTGCTCCATTACAGCACAGACGAAGCCCAGTGCTTCGAGAACGCCTGCCGCATCCTGGCCTGCAATGACCCCAGCAGGAAGCTCATGGACCAGAGCTTCCTGGCCTTCGAGTCTTCCTGCATGACCTTCGGGGACCTGGTGAACAAGTATTGCCAGGCGGCCCACAAGCTGATGGTGGCCGTGTCCGAGGATGTCCTGCAGGTCTACGCGGACTGGCAGCGCTGGCTGTTCGGGGAGCTGCCCCTCAACTACTTCGCCCGCGTCTTCGATGTCTTCCTGGTGGAGGGGTACAAGGTGCTGTACCGTGTGGCGCTGGCCATCCTCAAGTTCTTCCACAAGGTGAGAGCCGGGCAGCCGCTGGAGTCGGACAGCGTGAAGCAGGACATCCGCGCCTTCGTCAGGGACATCGCCAAGACTGTGTCTCCGGAGAAACTGCTGGAGAAGGCGTTCGCCATCCGCCTCTTCTCCCGGAAGGAGATCCAGCTCCTGCAGATGGCCAACGAGAAAGCTCTGAAGCAGAAGGGCATCACCGTCAAGCAGAAGAGGTAGGCGGGCCCCTTGGGGCCTCAGGCGTGGCCCCCGGCAGCTCTGAGGGGCCCACGTGGGCAAGGGCTGGGGCACgtcctggggggtggggctggaaccCATCTTGTCAGCCTCTTGGTCGGCCACCAGGCTGCCCTGCATGGTTAGAAATGCACGGGAGGGAGATGGGGCCTCGCGGGTGCAGAAGGTGCAGGGTCCTGCCCTCAGGGACAAGGCCCATGGCTGTGACAGAAGCCAGACGTTGACCATGGAGTCAGAGGTCTGCAGGGGGCCGGGCTGACCGCTGAGCATCATTTCAGAGctgcccctgctctgcccctcctgctctgggctccctTGCTTGCTGTCCTCGTGGCTGCTGGGTATGCCCGCCGCCCTGAGCACAGCACCTGGGAGCTGGGCTGGGAAGGGTGCATGGCAACCGCACACCGTCTCGGCCTGACCAGGCCGTCGGTACGGAGGCCTTTCTCCTAGGCCACAGGCAGGTGCGTCCTGGCCGTCGGTACTTGCCACTAACCTGtccttgtctgttttatttttcttcctcttctctgtgtcCGTTGCTTCCTCCTGTTTTTCAGTGTTTCACTCTCTAAAAGGTAGGTCTGTTAACCACGTGTCCGTGCCtggcctctctccatctctggcCTGGCTGTCCCAGGGCCTGGCTGCTTGCTCCGCTCTCAGGGCTGGCTTTGGCAATGCTACCTTGAAGCCTGGCTGATGTTCAGGTCCTGTCTGCTCAGCTGCCTCGGATGGGCTGTCTGTCAGTGCTtggctggctctctctctgtccccatttATTAGGGAAAAGGTGCTTTTGTCCTGGCCCAGGCTGGGTGCTCTCCCCTCTGTAACCTCTGGGAGTGGGGCTCCAGGGGTCAGTGCCATCCCGTTTCTCCCTCAATGGGTGAGAAGCCCCCTGCAGGCTTAGCTTCCACGAGAGGTTCTGCATCCCTCCAGGGTGGGGGGCATGGTCAGGGCTGGGGTCCCGACTGTGCTCTAAGCCCTCACTGCTCTCCCCAGGCAGTTTGTGCACCTGGCCGTGCATGCAGAGAACTTCCACTCCGAGATTGTCAGCGTGAAGGAGATGAGAGACATCTGGTCGTGGGTCCCCGAGCGCTTCGCCCTCTGCCAGCCCCTTCTGCTCTTCTCGTCCCTGCAGCATGGGTACAGCCTGACCAGGTAACCCCCAGGAGACCAGCACACACTGGGCCTGCCCTCCCGAGGCCCGCCGGTGCAGGGGGACAGAGCGAGCTGTGGGACCACTCCAGAATGTTGTGGTGGTGGCTGGAGATGGGCCCCTGGATATTCCCAGGGGGCCCCGGAATTGGGAGCCCCTCTTCCTGGACTTCTCTTACTCCCAGGCCACCCACACTTGAGGGCTCAGTGCCCTGAATACACAGCATGGCTCCAGGCTTCTGTGTGGGTGGTGGGACAACATGGGAAGCAGAATCCCCACCCAGGAGTGTAAAGAATCCTAGCACAGGATGACCCGTGTCACTACTTCCCAACCCCCACTTGGCTGGTCCACAGGTGGGTCCAAGGAACTCCCCCTCAGGGCATACCGCCTCTCAAGGCAGCTCTGCCAGGTGTAGCCCCAGGTGGCCTCAGAAGTTTCTGGCTTGGGTCACAGGTGACCCCACAGAGGTGGCATAGCTAGAGATCGATTCGCCTGCTCccccccgctgcccctcccccgtgctcTGTGGGAGGCCCGGCAGGAGTGTGGGACAGCCCGGCAGGGCCACCAGGGACGCTGGGCAAGCCCTGGGCGCTTGGTGCCACCACAATGCAATGTCAGGCCTCCTCAGGCACTTCTCAGTGTTGCCTCTCAGGCTCAGGCTCCTGGGCACGTGCCGAGCTTTCCTAGAACAGGGACCTGTTCCTCTGGTCTTGCCTCCCTGAAGCACCTGGCACATGGCTGCTGCAGTTGGTCTGCCATGCACCTTCCCCCCACATACAAGGACACACAGTCTGGCGTAGCTGACTGCTTGGCCTCCAGGCTGCCTGGCCTGGGCTCTGTCTTGGCTGAGAAGTATCCAGGCCAAGGTGCTGCCAGGTCCTTGGCCATCGGGCCTGCTCCCCAGGACACAGGGAAACACAGTTCCCAGGCCCACCTACCCCAGACAGCCTGGGCTTCTCAGGTACAGTGGGCACCAGATGCTGTGGCTGAAGGTCGCACTGGGCAGGATGCCAGCCTGGACGTGTGCTCTTTGCTGCCAGGTTCTATTTCCAGTGTGAAGGACATGAGCCCACCCTCCTGCTCATCAAGACCACGCATAAAGAGGTGAGGAGGGATCCGTGCCTCTGATGAGCTTCGGGGAGGGTGGGTGCTGCCTTGAAACCTCTACCCAGGCTTCCTGCACTCAGGGGTACAGAGTGGAAGAGGGGTGAGCCCAGCCTCCCCAAGTGACCACCAAGGACCCAGGGCCTCCTGTCTCCCCTGGGCCTCTCGGCTCCTGCTGAAGCAGCCTGatcccccagggcctggcttcAGGGAGCACTGCAGAAATAACCTAGTGAGCAagaccctgcctcccctccacttgCTGTCTtcacccgcccccccaccacaccccgACAGGTAGTCGTCAGGGCCTGTCCACTGCAGTCACCTGGATGTGCCCTGAAGCATCTAGGAAAGTCAGAACTCACGGGCCTCCATTCTGGGGGCATGTGCTCCCGGTAGAGGCTCCTTGTTCCTTGGCTCCCAAACCTGCACCCATGGGAGTTTTAGGTTACTCACCCCGTTCCCGATCCTGTGTCTGTGTTCTAACAGGTGACTCACTGTCAGACACGGGGGGCAAAGCCCGCAGCCACTCAGAGGACTGAGTCTGTTGGTGAAATCTAGCACTTTGCTAGCTGGCAGGGTTGGGAAACTTTCTAGAGCGGGGTCCTCTCTGGGAAGCTTCTGTGTGAGGGCATCCCTGGGGTTGACAGCCGAAGTTCGAGTGCAGACGTGGGCTACTCTCCATGCTTGAGGGCCAAGGAGGGAAACAAAAGTATCTTCAAGGCTGGCCGAGGTGGCCGCCCACCCACCGTCACTGCCTGCCCCATGTCCTCCAGACTCTGACCTCCCCACCCCGTGGGCCACCTCTGGCTCTCACCCTCGGGTTGGTGCGGGGGTGTAGCTGTGCCAACAGTGCCCCCCAGCAGCGAGTGAGGGATGCTCCTTGCAGGCAGGCGGGGTGCAGCCTCACACCCCGGGCCTTTCTCCCCAGGTGTGTGGGGCTTACCTGTCAACAGACTGGAGTGAGAGAAACAAGTTTGGAGGCAAAGTGGCCTTCTTTGGGACCGGAGAGTGCTTCGTGTTTCGGGTGAGTGAGTCTGCCAGCTGCCCACCCCACAGGGTGCCCCCGTGCTGGCTTCTCGTTGGTGATGGTCAGACCACACTGCATGAGCTCAGGTGGGCCTTGGCCGTATGCAGCGTCTCCCCAGCCCCGGGCGCGGGGCCTGGCACTGACGGGGACTGGTAGGGGGCATGGGCAGGAGGGCCGGTAGGGGACCAGGTGCTGGGACTCATACTGCCCTTTGCCCTCAGCTGCAGCCTGAGGTCCAGCGCTATGAGTGGGTGGTCATCAAACACCCAGAGCTGACCAAGCCCGTGTCCTTGGAGGTCCCTGCCACCCCGTCCCCACCCTGCCGCCCTGTGTCCTCTGACCCTGCTGACCGCCTCTCGCCCTTCCTGGCTGCACGTCACTTCAACCTTCCCTCCAAGACGGAGTCCATGTTCATGGCCGGGGGCAACGACTGCCTCATCATAGGTGGGTACCTCCCTGCACCCCAGGCTGGACTTCCGCCCGCCCTTGGTCACTGAGCCTGGGAGATGGGTGCGGGCTCGTGGGGCACAAAGCTCTTGCATAGTAGGTGCCTCCCCTGAGGgacgggcagaggaagagaactgGGACTGTGGGCTGGAGCAGGGGTGGGAATGGGGACAGCAGGGTGTGCGGTGGGGGACCCGGGCCCGCCCTGTGGTCTTGGAGAAGTCTCTGGCAGGGCCGGGGCAGGGACAGCTAGGAGGCTTGCCCCAGCCAAGTGGAGAGgctcaggagcagggggagagtgtTTCGGGGGTGGTGCTGGACAGAGGGGCAGCCACTGACTGGAGCATCCCACAGGTGGAGGGGGCGGCCAGGCACTCTACATCGATGGGGACCTGAATCGGGGCCGCACCGGCCACTGCGACACTTTCAACAACCAGCCCCTCTGCTCTGAGAACTTCCTCATCGCGGCTGTGGAGGCCTGGGGCTTCCAAGACCCTGACACCCAGTGACAGGCCCGCAGAGACGGTGACTGAGCCGtcactgtggggtgggggtggggcaggggccaggCCCCCCCTTCAGGGGGAGGCAGTAAGTGAGGACCCCTGTGCCGTGGGCAGCGTCAAGGTGCAGCAGGGGCTCTGGATCTGGGCGGGCCAGGGGATGCCGGGACCTCAGATGGCTGGGCCTGTCCCTGCTCAGACCTGCTCACACCTGCTGCCTCGAGCTTGGGCTCAGGCCCCAGTTGTCCTCTGTGGAGGCATCTGGTGCTGGGGCCTAGAGGGGCCACGTCTTGCAGGCCTGAGTCTCAGACCCTTGGTGCAGGGGTGGGGACAAGAAAGGCAGAAGGAACCTTCCACGAAGTGTGGGGCCATGGTGCCCCCTGCTGGTGCCTCACCGCCGCTCCCTAGCAGAGGCGTCTCCCCAGAAGAGACAGGCATCCTGGGGCCTGCTCCTTGGccttgtcccccctccccccccccacagcagGAGTACCTGCCGGGGGCTTCTAACCCCATGCCCTCCTCCCCGCGCTGGCCTCCAGTGGCTGCCTCTCCTACAGAAACcgcagggagaaaggggagggcgGGATGTGTGCTGAGCTCTGGGCCCCTCCTGAGAGAGGGCCGCGCACCAGTATAatggggggctggaggggacaTCACGGCTTCCTGTGTTTCAGAGCCTGAGGTTTCTGCTGGGCCCCACTGTGGGTCCATGCCCGAAGAGTCCGCCCAGGTTGGCCCAGGATGGCCCAGGGGAGGGGTCCCTCTGCAGCTGACCCCAAACCAGCCAGCTCCATGTCCAGGAGAAGCCCGGACCCGTGGGGGCTTCTTCAGCCCTCCTCTCTGTGCTGGGCCACCTCCACTCCCCGACAGTCTCTGCAGTGGCCCCAGGCTCCTGTCCAGACTGCTCAGCGTGGCATGCTCATCTTTGTCCATCCCCACGCGCCCCAGGTTGCTAGGGTTGCCCCCTGCCCAGATCCCTGCCACGTGCTCCTTCATACACCCCTCTGCATCCCTCACACAGCCCTGTAGTTGGCCACATAACATGGTTTTCTTGTGCcgcctctgcccctttccctgcctggcctggccccacACAAACCCTGCAGACCGTAGGTGCCACATGAAGACTTGTCAGGGAGTGGCCTCCCACCTCGTGACCTCCCTCAGCTGGTCCTGAGGGCCTGGgcacctgggggaggaggggaagccgACAGACACCCAAGCAGCCACGTGGGGCTGTGGCAGCCTGGGCCACAGGTGCCAGGGGTCCCGCCCCCCAGCCTGGTCCCCACATGGCTGCAGCCAGCCCCTCAGCGTCCCCATGTGCCATGCCTCTGCTGTCTCTGTCTCGCTTCTCCTGTGAGGCATTGGCTGTCCTCTGCCACCTACTCCAGTGTCCTCTGAGCCGGGCCACCATGGTGCAGGAGGAAGGACCAGAAGCCCC
Proteins encoded in this region:
- the TBC1D24 gene encoding TBC1 domain family member 24 isoform X1 codes for the protein MDPPGYNCFVDRDKMDAAVQDLGPKELSCTELQELKQLARQGYWARSYALRGKVYQRLIRDIPCRTVTPDASVYSDIVGKIVGKHSTSSLPLPEFVDNTQVPSYCLNPRGEGAVRKILLCIANQFPDVSFCPALPAVVALLLHYSTDEAQCFENACRILACNDPSRKLMDQSFLAFESSCMTFGDLVNKYCQAAHKLMVAVSEDVLQVYADWQRWLFGELPLNYFARVFDVFLVEGYKVLYRVALAILKFFHKVRAGQPLESDSVKQDIRAFVRDIAKTVSPEKLLEKAFAIRLFSRKEIQLLQMANEKALKQKGITVKQKSVSLSKRQFVHLAVHAENFHSEIVSVKEMRDIWSWVPERFALCQPLLLFSSLQHGYSLTRFYFQCEGHEPTLLLIKTTHKEVCGAYLSTDWSERNKFGGKVAFFGTGECFVFRLQPEVQRYEWVVIKHPELTKPVSLEVPATPSPPCRPVSSDPADRLSPFLAARHFNLPSKTESMFMAGGNDCLIIGGGGGQALYIDGDLNRGRTGHCDTFNNQPLCSENFLIAAVEAWGFQDPDTQ
- the TBC1D24 gene encoding TBC1 domain family member 24 isoform X3 → MDPPGYNCFVDRDKMDAAVQDLGPKELSCTELQELKQLARQGYWARSYALRGKVYQRLIRDIPCRTVTPDASVYSDIVGKIVGKHSTSSLPLPEFVDNTQVPSYCLNPRGEGAVRKILLCIANQFPDVSFCPALPAVVALLLHYSTDEAQCFENACRILACNDPSRKLMDQSFLAFESSCMTFGDLVNKYCQAAHKLMVAVSEDVLQVYADWQRWLFGELPLNYFARVFDVFLVEGYKVLYRVALAILKFFHKVRAGQPLESDSVKQDIRAFVRDIAKTVSPEKLLEKAFAIRLFSRKEIQLLQMANEKALKQKGITVKQKSVSLSKRQFVHLAVHAENFHSEIVSVKEMRDIWSWVPERFALCQPLLLFSSLQHGYSLTRFYFQCEGHEPTLLLIKTTHKEVCGAYLSTDWSERNKFGGKVAFFGTGECFVFRLQPEVQRYEWVVIKHPELTKPVSLEVPATPSPPCRPVSSDPADRLSPFLAARHFNLPSKTESMFMAGGNDCLIIGRLLAEKWIFTRPTLWSI
- the TBC1D24 gene encoding TBC1 domain family member 24 isoform X2, with the protein product MDPPGYNCFVDRDKMDAAVQDLGPKELSCTELQELKQLARQGYWARSYALRGKVYQRLIRDIPCRTVTPDASVYSDIVGKIVGKHSTSSLPLPEFVDNTQVPSYCLNPRGEGAVRKILLCIANQFPDVSFCPALPAVVALLLHYSTDEAQCFENACRILACNDPSRKLMDQSFLAFESSCMTFGDLVNKYCQAAHKLMVAVSEDVLQVYADWQRWLFGELPLNYFARVFDVFLVEGYKVLYRVALAILKFFHKVRAGQPLESDSVKQDIRAFVRDIAKTVSPEKLLEKAFAIRLFSRKEIQLLQMANEKALKQKGITVKQKRQFVHLAVHAENFHSEIVSVKEMRDIWSWVPERFALCQPLLLFSSLQHGYSLTRFYFQCEGHEPTLLLIKTTHKEVCGAYLSTDWSERNKFGGKVAFFGTGECFVFRLQPEVQRYEWVVIKHPELTKPVSLEVPATPSPPCRPVSSDPADRLSPFLAARHFNLPSKTESMFMAGGNDCLIIGGGGGQALYIDGDLNRGRTGHCDTFNNQPLCSENFLIAAVEAWGFQDPDTQ